A genomic window from Peromyscus maniculatus bairdii isolate BWxNUB_F1_BW_parent chromosome 1, HU_Pman_BW_mat_3.1, whole genome shotgun sequence includes:
- the Vwce gene encoding von Willebrand factor C and EGF domain-containing protein isoform X1, translating into MWAGLLLRVACIVILLLGSSARGYTGRKAPGHYSAERRRLGPHVCLSGFGSGCCPGWAPSMGSGHCTLPLCSFGCGSGICIAPNVCSCQDGEQGATCPEAHGSCGEYGCDLTCNHGGCQEVARVCPVGFLMTETAVGIRCADIDECLSSSCEGHCVNTEGGFVCECGPGMQLSADRHSCQDTDECLGTPCQQRCKNSIGSYKCSCRAGFHLHGNRHSCVDVNECRRPHERRACHHACHNTVGSFLCSCRPGFRLRADRVSCEAFPKAVLAPSAILQPRQHPAKMSLLLPEAGRPALSPGHSPPPGAPGYPTGVRTTHQPSTTLALPTFFPTQLLSTPGPSSSLPGTLGPPSLLQGEAVGTPSLPRGPEGTSLGTGLSSCRHQGATYESGSRWSQPGCSQCLCQDGEVTCGKVRCNTTCSHPIPPRDGGCCPSCTGCFHSGAIREEGEVFSPPEENCTVCVCLAGNVSCISPECPPGPCKTPPQSDCCTCVPGRCYFHGRWYTDGAVFSGGGDDCTTCVCQNGEVECSFTPCPELECPREEWWLGPGQCCFTCWEPPPTTGCSLDDNGVEFPIGQIWSPGDPCELCICQANGSVSCHRTDCVDSCPHPIRIPGQCCPDCSAGCTYTGRIFYNNETFPSVLDPCLSCICLLGSVACSPVDCPITCTYPFHPDGECCPVCHDCNFEGRKVVNGQVFTLDDEPCTRCICQLGEVSCEKVPCQPVCTDPSCLDSLFPPRERQQPSPHGDLGKDARSLRGDTGVPANCSSCPGPPSASPARPTFQLLQLLLRANLSDVQTVFPGPPGAHTSSSPPLESEGTFLGEPGASQPPEPSAGSPVSPGSSTLPPVFPGTRWSPATPESSSSTFGAAFRWPLSATDLTEAEVPSTTTTTTGPDLSETLSTPLKPQRLSAALLDTPNPGPQQPTTDISKKEESTI; encoded by the exons ACGTCGTCTGGGCCCCCATGTCTGCCTTTCCGGCTTTGGGAGTGGctgctgccctggctgggcccctTCCATGGGCAGTGGGCACTGTACCCTAC CCCTCTGCTCCTTTGGCTGTGGGAGTGGCATCTGCATCGCCCCCAATGTCTGTTCCTGCCAGGATGGAGAGCAAGGGGCCACTTGCCCAG AAGCCCATGGATCCTGCGGGGAGTATGGCTGTGATCTCACCTGTAACCACGGTGGCTGTCAGGAGGTAGCCCGAGTGTGCCCTGTGGGCTTCTTGATGACTGAGACAGCTGTTGGTATCAGGTGTGCAG aCATTGACGAGTGTTTAAGCTCATCTTGTGAGGGCCACTGTGTGAACACGGAAGGTGGTTTCGTGTGCGAGTGTGGGCCAGGCATGCAGCTGTCCGCTGATCGTCATAGCTGCCAAG ACACCGATGAGTGCCTGGGAACTCCCTGCCAGCAGAGATGTAAGAACAGCATTGGCAGTTATAAATGCTCCTGCCGCGCCGGCTTCCACCTCCACGGCAACAGGCACTCCTGTGTAG ATGTGAACGAGTGTCGGCGACCGCATGAGAGGCGAGCCTGTCACCACGCCTGCCATAACACAGTGGGCAGCTTCCTGTGCAGTTGCAGACCCGGCTTCAGGCTTCGAGCTGACCGTGTGTCCTGTGAAG CTTTCCCGAAGGCCGTTCTGGCTCCATCTGCCATCCTGCAGCCCCGGCAGCACCCTGCTAAGATGTCCCTGCTCCTTCCGGAGGCAGGCCGGCCTGCCTTGTCCCCAGGACACAGCCCTCCCCCAGGGGCCCCAGGATACCCCACTGGAGTCAGAACAACCCATCAGCCATCTACCACCCTGGCCCTACCCACATTCTTTCCCACACAGTTGCTATCCACCCCAGGGCCAAGTTCTTCCCTCCCGGGGACCCTCGGACCCCCCTCACTCCTCCAGGGGGAGGCAGTAGGGACCCCTTCCTTACCCAGGGGCCCGGAAGGCACAAGTCTGGGAACAGGGCTCTCTTCCTGCCGGCACCAGGGAGCCACATATGAATCGGGGAGCCGCTGGAGCCAACCTGGCTGTTCTCAGTGCTTGTGCCAG GATGGAGAGGTGACCTGTGGAAAAGTGAGATGCAACACCACCTGTTCCCATCCGATCCCCCCCAGAGATGGGGGATGCTGCCCCTCTTGCACTG GCTGCTTTCACAGTGGTGCCATCCGGGAAGAAGGGGAAGTGTTTTCACCTCCGGAGGAGAACTgcactgtgtgtgtctgcctg GCTGGAAACGTGTCTTGTATCTCCCCGGAGTGTCCCCCTGGTCCCTGCAAGACTCCCCCACAGTCAGATTGCTGTACTTGTGTCCCAG GGAGATGCTATTTCCACGGCCGATGGTATACGGACGGGGCTGTGTTCAGTGGAGGTGGTGATGACTGTACTACCTGTGTCTGCCAG AACGGGGAGGTAGAGTGCTCCTTTACACCGTGTCCAGAACTGGAGTGCCCTCGGGAGGAGTGGTGGCTGGGCCCAGGACAGTGCTGCTTTACCTGTTGGGAGCCTCCACCCACCACAG GCTGCTCTCTAGATGACAACGGGGTTGAGTTTCCAATTGGACAGATCTGGTCGCCGGGTGATCCCTGTGAGTTATGCATCTGCCAG GCAAACGGCTCTGTGAGCTGCCACAGGACAGACTGCGTGGACTCGTGCCCTCACCCCATCCGGATTCCTGGACAGTGCTGTCCTGACTGTTCAGCAG GCTGCACCTACACAGGTAGAATCTTCTACAACAACGAGACCTTCCCATCAGTGCTGGACCCCTGTCTGAGCTGCATCTGTCTG CTGGGCTCGGTGGCCTGTTCACCTGTGGACTGTCCCATCACCTGTACCTACCCCTTCCACCCGGATGGCGAGTGCTGCCCTGTGTGCCATG ACTGTAACTTTGAAGGGAGAAAGGTAGTGAATGGTCAGGTGTTCACCTTGGATGACGAGCCCTGTACCCGGTGCATCTGCCAG CTGGGAGAGGTGAGCTGTGAAAAGGTCCCTTGCCAGCCGGTCTGTACTGATCCCTCCTGCCTAG ATTCCCTCTTTCCTCCAAGAGAAAGGCAGCAACCCTCCCCTCATGGAGACCTTGGCAAAGATGCTCGGAGCCTCCGTGGAGACACTGGAGTCCCTGCCAACTGTAGCTCCTGCCCAGGGCCCCCATCAGCATCACCTGCAAGGCCCACattccagctcctgcagctgcttttGAGAGCAAACCTGTCCGATGTGCAGACTGTATTCCCAGGCCCACCAGGAGCCCACACCTCCTCCTCACCTCCGCTGGAGTCAGAGGGTACATTTCTAGGGGAACCTGGGgcctctcagcctcctgagccctCAGCAGGGTCTCCGGTCTCTCCTGGGTCCTCTACTCTACCTCCAGTCTTTCCAGGGACTCGTTGGTCACCTGCCACTCCAGAGAGCTCTTCCTCAACCTTTGGGGCAGCATTCCGGTGGCCTCTGTCTGCCACAGACTTGACTGAGGCAGAAGTACCttcgacgacgacgacgacgaccgGTCCTGACCTCTCAGAGACCCTCAGCACACCCTTGAAGCCTCAAAGACTATCTGCAGCTCTCCTGGACACCCCCAACCCTGGTCCCCAACAGCCCACAACAGACATCTCAAAGAAGGAAGAGTCTACCATCTGA
- the Vwce gene encoding von Willebrand factor C and EGF domain-containing protein isoform X2, giving the protein MWAGLLLRVACIVILLLGSSARGYTGRKAPGHYSAERRRLGPHVCLSGFGSGCCPGWAPSMGSGHCTLPLCSFGCGSGICIAPNVCSCQDGEQGATCPEAHGSCGEYGCDLTCNHGGCQEVARVCPVGFLMTETAVGIRCADIDECLSSSCEGHCVNTEGGFVCECGPGMQLSADRHSCQDTDECLGTPCQQRCKNSIGSYKCSCRAGFHLHGNRHSCVDVNECRRPHERRACHHACHNTVGSFLCSCRPGFRLRADRVSCEAFPKAVLAPSAILQPRQHPAKMSLLLPEAGRPALSPGHSPPPGAPGYPTGVRTTHQPSTTLALPTFFPTQLLSTPGPSSSLPGTLGPPSLLQGEAVGTPSLPRGPEGTSLGTGLSSCRHQGATYESGSRWSQPGCSQCLCQDGEVTCGKVRCNTTCSHPIPPRDGGCCPSCTGCFHSGAIREEGEVFSPPEENCTVCVCLAGNVSCISPECPPGPCKTPPQSDCCTCVPGRCYFHGRWYTDGAVFSGGGDDCTTCVCQNGEVECSFTPCPELECPREEWWLGPGQCCFTCWEPPPTTGCSLDDNGVEFPIGQIWSPGDPCELCICQANGSVSCHRTDCVDSCPHPIRIPGQCCPDCSAGCTYTGRIFYNNETFPSVLDPCLSCICLLGSVACSPVDCPITCTYPFHPDGECCPVCHDCNFEGRKVVNGQVFTLDDEPCTRCICQLGEVSCEKVPCQPVCTDPSCLDGVVEPGGRKFLIGGTGLSLPSSLALWHTMYSRVRKLGPKEETC; this is encoded by the exons ACGTCGTCTGGGCCCCCATGTCTGCCTTTCCGGCTTTGGGAGTGGctgctgccctggctgggcccctTCCATGGGCAGTGGGCACTGTACCCTAC CCCTCTGCTCCTTTGGCTGTGGGAGTGGCATCTGCATCGCCCCCAATGTCTGTTCCTGCCAGGATGGAGAGCAAGGGGCCACTTGCCCAG AAGCCCATGGATCCTGCGGGGAGTATGGCTGTGATCTCACCTGTAACCACGGTGGCTGTCAGGAGGTAGCCCGAGTGTGCCCTGTGGGCTTCTTGATGACTGAGACAGCTGTTGGTATCAGGTGTGCAG aCATTGACGAGTGTTTAAGCTCATCTTGTGAGGGCCACTGTGTGAACACGGAAGGTGGTTTCGTGTGCGAGTGTGGGCCAGGCATGCAGCTGTCCGCTGATCGTCATAGCTGCCAAG ACACCGATGAGTGCCTGGGAACTCCCTGCCAGCAGAGATGTAAGAACAGCATTGGCAGTTATAAATGCTCCTGCCGCGCCGGCTTCCACCTCCACGGCAACAGGCACTCCTGTGTAG ATGTGAACGAGTGTCGGCGACCGCATGAGAGGCGAGCCTGTCACCACGCCTGCCATAACACAGTGGGCAGCTTCCTGTGCAGTTGCAGACCCGGCTTCAGGCTTCGAGCTGACCGTGTGTCCTGTGAAG CTTTCCCGAAGGCCGTTCTGGCTCCATCTGCCATCCTGCAGCCCCGGCAGCACCCTGCTAAGATGTCCCTGCTCCTTCCGGAGGCAGGCCGGCCTGCCTTGTCCCCAGGACACAGCCCTCCCCCAGGGGCCCCAGGATACCCCACTGGAGTCAGAACAACCCATCAGCCATCTACCACCCTGGCCCTACCCACATTCTTTCCCACACAGTTGCTATCCACCCCAGGGCCAAGTTCTTCCCTCCCGGGGACCCTCGGACCCCCCTCACTCCTCCAGGGGGAGGCAGTAGGGACCCCTTCCTTACCCAGGGGCCCGGAAGGCACAAGTCTGGGAACAGGGCTCTCTTCCTGCCGGCACCAGGGAGCCACATATGAATCGGGGAGCCGCTGGAGCCAACCTGGCTGTTCTCAGTGCTTGTGCCAG GATGGAGAGGTGACCTGTGGAAAAGTGAGATGCAACACCACCTGTTCCCATCCGATCCCCCCCAGAGATGGGGGATGCTGCCCCTCTTGCACTG GCTGCTTTCACAGTGGTGCCATCCGGGAAGAAGGGGAAGTGTTTTCACCTCCGGAGGAGAACTgcactgtgtgtgtctgcctg GCTGGAAACGTGTCTTGTATCTCCCCGGAGTGTCCCCCTGGTCCCTGCAAGACTCCCCCACAGTCAGATTGCTGTACTTGTGTCCCAG GGAGATGCTATTTCCACGGCCGATGGTATACGGACGGGGCTGTGTTCAGTGGAGGTGGTGATGACTGTACTACCTGTGTCTGCCAG AACGGGGAGGTAGAGTGCTCCTTTACACCGTGTCCAGAACTGGAGTGCCCTCGGGAGGAGTGGTGGCTGGGCCCAGGACAGTGCTGCTTTACCTGTTGGGAGCCTCCACCCACCACAG GCTGCTCTCTAGATGACAACGGGGTTGAGTTTCCAATTGGACAGATCTGGTCGCCGGGTGATCCCTGTGAGTTATGCATCTGCCAG GCAAACGGCTCTGTGAGCTGCCACAGGACAGACTGCGTGGACTCGTGCCCTCACCCCATCCGGATTCCTGGACAGTGCTGTCCTGACTGTTCAGCAG GCTGCACCTACACAGGTAGAATCTTCTACAACAACGAGACCTTCCCATCAGTGCTGGACCCCTGTCTGAGCTGCATCTGTCTG CTGGGCTCGGTGGCCTGTTCACCTGTGGACTGTCCCATCACCTGTACCTACCCCTTCCACCCGGATGGCGAGTGCTGCCCTGTGTGCCATG ACTGTAACTTTGAAGGGAGAAAGGTAGTGAATGGTCAGGTGTTCACCTTGGATGACGAGCCCTGTACCCGGTGCATCTGCCAG CTGGGAGAGGTGAGCTGTGAAAAGGTCCCTTGCCAGCCGGTCTGTACTGATCCCTCCTGCCTAG ATGGAGTCGTAGAGCCTGGGGGAAGAAAGTTTCTAATTGGCGGTACTGGActctctcttccctcatcccTTGCTCTCTGGCACACCATGTATTCCAGAGTGAGGAAACTAGGACCCAAAGAAGAGACGTGCTGA